From the genome of Deinobacterium chartae:
ACGAAGGAATCTCCGCATACGCGGTACCGGTGCGCTCGGGCGACCCCCTGCTTGCCGACCTGCGTTCCGGAGCGCAGCGCGACGTACCCGTGATCGGTATTTTCGCGCTCGACGCCCCGATCAGCCCGGCCGCTTTCCCCCGGCTGGGCCTGGGCCCCAAACCGGGAGCGGTGGTGAGCGAGGTCAGCAAAGACAGCCCGGCGGACCGCGCCGGGCTGCGCCCGCAGCGCAGCGAACGGGACGAGAACGGCAACCTGCGACTGATCGCCGACGTCATCGTCGCGATCGACGGCCAGCCGACCCCGGACTTCACGACCCTGCTCCAGCTCGTTCGTTCACGGCGCATCGGCGAACGGGTGGTGCTGACCGTTCAGCGCGGAAACCAGGAATTACAGATTCCGCTGGTCCTCGAGGGCAAGGCCCAGGCCGAACGACGCAACGCTCCAGCGCGCTGAAACCCCTCGATCAGGGGCGCTGCGGACGCGGCAGCAGGATTGCCCAACGGATCGTGTCCGGATCGCGCGCCGCCTCGGTGGACAGCAGACGGGGATCGGGCACGATGCCCACCCGGGGCAACTCGAGGCGGTCGGCATCCCAGCAGGTGCCGATGGTGGGATCATCGCTGATCTCGCCGTCGGTGTGATGATCGCAGGCATAGGTCAGCAGCCTCAGGCGCGCCTCGGACAGCGCGAACAGTTCGCCGTTGAGCTCGCGGGCGCGGCGGGCCCCGCGCGAACCGTGTCCCGGATCCCACGAGTCCGTCTGGCGCAGGCAGTCGTGAAACACGCTGAACAGCCGCACGACCTCGAGGTCGGCTCCCGAACGGACGGCGAGCCGCTCGCCGATCAGGCGAACCCGGTCCCAGTGGTCCGGACCGTGAATGGAGGCTTCTCCAAGCGGAAACTCCTGGATCAAGCGAGCCCGCAGCGCGTCGAAATCGAACATGAGGCCAGTGTATCGCACCGCGTTGCGACCGCCCTTTCCGCACGGCAGCCGCTCGAGGTGCCAAAACCCTCTGCCGGACGCCGCGCACGGTTTGACCCGGGCATGAACCGTACGTTCTACCCTGGCGCATGGCTCTCTCAGAACATGCGGCGGGAACGCTGGCCGAGGGCGACAAGCCCTTCATGGTCGCGCGGCAGGAAGACCTGCCCTTTACCGAGTTTCTGGCCTACATGGTCGGGCAACGCATGACCGGTTGCGTGGTGCTGCACCCCAACAGCCTGAAACTGCACCTGCGCGACGGCAGCCTCGAGGCGGTGGAGGGCGGCGAACCGCTGGGCCAGATCCTGCTGCGCGAACGCCTGCTGAACGAGGACGGCCTGGTGACGGCGCTGCGCGAAGGAGGCCTGCTGGGACAGACCCTGCTGCGCCAGGGCATGTTGAACGCCTCCGAACTGTCGCACGCCCTGAACCTGCAGGCCCGCATCGGGCTGTCTTACGCCCTGAAGGTGCTACCACAGAGCTACGAGCTGTACCGCTCGGTCGGACTTCCGGCCCCGCACGCAGGGGTCCAGCCTTCCCGGGTGCTGATCGAGGCGCTGATTCAGGAAGAAAGCCTGCCGCTGAACCTGCCGTTCCGGCTCGCCCCGCAGCCGGCCTCCCTCACGCTGCAGTCCGAGGAGTGGGCGGTTCTGCGCTGGATGAACGGACGCCGCACGCTGGTCAGTGCGCTGCAGCTTTCGGGCCTAGACCCCGACCGTGCCCGCGAGGTGAGCCGCACGCTGTTCGCCCGGCGGTTGCTCGAACCGTCGGCCATCGTAGGCCTCAAACTGGTGGTCGCCCGCCGCCGGGTAGCGGGCAGCGCCTACCATCCTCCGGCGGCGATCCAGTCGAACCTGTTTCTCAAGGCGCTCAACGGGCAGGACTCGGCCTGGCAGATCGGAGAGCGGCTGCGCTTCCGACCCGAAGAAACCGCGACGCTGCTCGCAAGCCTGACCCGCGAGGGGCTGATCGAGATCCTGCGCGGCCAGCGCGAGGTGCAGCGGCTCCTCGAGGAGTTCTGAACGCACCGGGGCACCCGGGCCGAACGCTACGAAGTCTGGCGGAGCCGGTGTTCGCGGGGTGGTACGACCGGCTTAGGTCGCCGAGCAGATGGCAGCATGAAGCGGGCCGGTTAGATTGATTTTGAACATCGGTGCTGGCTAGCCGCCTTACAACGGCGGGCAGAGCTGCGACCCTGCGGGCTTTGCAGCGTGCGATCACTGTTGGCCCAGCCAGGTGCCAAACCGCCCCTATGCCTACGCCGGGGCGGCTTTTTATACGCTGCACTTTTCTCGGACCCCTCCAAAAGTTTCGGGCCGATCAGCCTGTTGAGAAGCTGATCGACCCCTGTTCCGCACGAGCGGTTTTTCGAAGTGCCGGTCCTTTTAGACCTGCTCGGTCTCGCCGGGCTGCTCCTGCTCCTGGCTGGCAGCAAGATACTCGAGGATGACGTCGCGGGCAGCGCGCCAGCCCTTGCAGACCGCAGCGCGGTAGCCTGCGGCGGACAGGCGGCGGATCCAGGCACTCTGGTCTTTGCTGGCACGTCCGCCCAGGGCTTTAAGCTCGATGTACAGACCGTGGTAAGGACCGCTGGGAACGGGCAGGCACAGGTCGGGCACGCCCGGGCGTACTCCCTGGGCCTTGAGACGGATGGCGTTAAGAACGTGACGGTTCTCACCGCTGGGGATCGCGAAGATCAGGGCGAGATCCGGGTACAGGTCCGTATTCTGATCGCACCAGCTGATCAGCTTCACCTGGTGCTGGTGCTCATCCCAGTGCTCCTCGATACGAGGCGGCTCACTGTGATTGCGCGATACGGCAATGGATGGAGTCGTACTAGTCAACACGTACCTCAGGGGTATGAGAAGAGTTTCAGGGAAGAGCAGAAGGTGGCAGCGTGCGCTCCACCTGCTTGTGCGGTCCTCTCGGGCGCTAATTAAACCTTGCCACAACTATATGACCGGTTTATAACTCGGCCCCTCACCCTCAGCACATAGGTCAACAGGGTTCACCAAAGTATACCCTGATTGGCGAGAGTTTGTTCACATCAGAGTAACAGAATCCGCGCGAGGCTACCTGCCCGCAGCTTCTGTCGTCCAAGGACCCGACGTATGGTACTACTTTTTTCTCGTTCGCAAAACAGTAATAAAATGAGAAAAGCCTTTATACGCGTGTTTCAGGCGTCCGAGAACCACAGGGATTGAACACCTCAGGCTGGTTGCCAGACCGTTTCGCCCCCGCGAAACCACTTCTGCCCACCGCCTCACCGAACGGCCACACTGCCGTATGAGTACCGCTGCATCCGACGTGCCGGTCCATTCCGTCACTGCTCAATCATTTTCTGCACGGTACGCTCCGCTCATCATGTCCGATCTCACCGAAACGCTCCGCTTTGCCCTGCTGCAACGGCTGCGCCACCTCGAGGCCCCCGGCGCCGCGGTCTCCCTGCTCGCAGACGGCCATCCCGTCTTCGAAGGCAGCTTGGGACATGCCGACTGGAGCGGTCAGATCCCGCTTGCCGCTGAGGCCCTCTTCCCCATCTACAGCGTGACCAAGCCGCTGATCGCAGCGGCCACGCTGCAGATCGCTGCCCAGGGCCGAATCGACCTCGAGGCGCCGGTTGCGGACCTGCTGCCCGACTTGCCCCCCGCGCTGCGCGATGGGCGCATCACCGTGCGGCGGCTGCTCAACCACACCGCTGGCCTGCCCGACTACGGCGGGCTCGCAGCCTACCGGCGCGACCTGCGCGCTGACCCCACCTCTCCCTGGAGCGACCGGGAATTCCTCGAGCACAGCCTCAGGGGCGGGTTACGCTTTGCACCGGGGCAGGGCTGGGGGTACTCGAACGTCGGCTACCAGTTGCTGCGACTGCTGCTCGAACACCTGGAAAACGCGCCACTGAAGCGGGTCCTCGAGGCCCGGCTGTTCGCACCGCTGGGCCTGCGCGCGACCCGGGTAGCAGAGCGCCTCGAGGACACCCGCTCCCTCACGCCCGGTTTCAGCGCGCTGTGGTCGCAGCAGGGCGAGCTGCAAAACAGCGTGCCGCGCTACCACCCGGGATGGGTGGCGCACGGCGTGGTGGTTTCAAGCGCTCCGGAGCTCGCCCGCCTCACAGACGCCCTGTTCTCCGGAAAGCTGCTGGACCGGGCCTGGCTGGAACAGATGCAGGCTCCGGTGGAAGTTGGCCTGAAGCACCCGATCTTCCGGCAGGCCGCTTACGGGCTGGGCCTGATGCTCGATGCCACTCCGGGCCGTTCGCTGGCCGGACACGGCGGGGGTGGTCCGGGCTTCTCGGCCGGGGCGCTGCACCTGCGCTTGCCCTCGGGGCGGCGGCTGACCGGCGTGGGCCTGGTCAACCGCGACCGTGACGAAGGAGGCCTGCGGCTCGCCGCCGACCTGCTGGACCACGCCACGCGGTCTTCCAAGGAGACAGGCCCAATCAGTAGTTTCCGGCAAACGTGAAGTACAGATTGCCCTCGAGGCCCACGACCTGCATGATCAGCAGGCGTGTTCCGCTGCGAAACCCGAAGGTCTGCACCGTACCGTCCGGCGACTCCTCGTGGTGCACCGATTCAAAGCGGTTCTCGGTCATCAGGTGGTCCACAAACTCACCTGCCTGCTCGCCCGCGCCGGCGCGGACCAAAAACACCTCGCCCCACTGCAGGGTTTGTCCGTCCACGGCCTCGGCCTTCCAGGAGGTGTACAAGTCGTCACAGATCGGGGTGAGGTAGGCCGGGGTCTTTGCCAGGCCCTTGGCAATGAAGCCGCTCTTGACCGAGCAGGCCAGCGCTCCCGGGGCCAACAGGAGCAGGGCGATCAGCAGGGATACGGTGCGGTACAGGTTCATGGTTCCTCCGGTGCCTCGCCGGCTAGCGGCAGCAACGCCGTTTCGGAGCGGGCACGCTCTTAGAGTGCAGCAGGGGCGATGATCGGTCGGTGATCCCCAGCGCTAGCCCGCCGTCACCGGCCGCTGCGTGTCGGCCAGCTCGAGACCCCGGTCCAGCAGAACGCCCAGCAGCGCGGCGGCGAACACCGCCGCCACCCCCAGCAGCACCGGACGCAACCCGGCCCACTCGGTCGCCGCACCGACGAGCAGCAGCCCGAGCGGGGAGGCGGCCAGGGTCAGGGCGGCCGATGCCCCAAAGACCCGGGCGCGCAGCGCCGCCGGGGTGCGCTCCTGCAAGATGGTCGGGATCAGCGGGCCGTTGGGGCCTGCGATCAGCCCGCCAACGAACATGGCTCCCAGTGCCACGCGCAGGTCGCTGCTGAGTGCCAAGACCGCGAAGATCAACCACAGGCCGCCCACGCTGATCACAAAGGTCCAGCGCCGTGACCAGCGCGCTCCCCAGACCCCGAAAGCCAGCGCGCCCAGCAGCGATCCCGCCCCAAAGGCGCTCAGCAGCCCTCCCAGGCCCAGCGCCCCTCCTTCTTGCCGGGCCAGCACCGGCA
Proteins encoded in this window:
- a CDS encoding VRR-NUC domain-containing protein — translated: MLTSTTPSIAVSRNHSEPPRIEEHWDEHQHQVKLISWCDQNTDLYPDLALIFAIPSGENRHVLNAIRLKAQGVRPGVPDLCLPVPSGPYHGLYIELKALGGRASKDQSAWIRRLSAAGYRAAVCKGWRAARDVILEYLAASQEQEQPGETEQV
- a CDS encoding serine hydrolase domain-containing protein — translated: MSDLTETLRFALLQRLRHLEAPGAAVSLLADGHPVFEGSLGHADWSGQIPLAAEALFPIYSVTKPLIAAATLQIAAQGRIDLEAPVADLLPDLPPALRDGRITVRRLLNHTAGLPDYGGLAAYRRDLRADPTSPWSDREFLEHSLRGGLRFAPGQGWGYSNVGYQLLRLLLEHLENAPLKRVLEARLFAPLGLRATRVAERLEDTRSLTPGFSALWSQQGELQNSVPRYHPGWVAHGVVVSSAPELARLTDALFSGKLLDRAWLEQMQAPVEVGLKHPIFRQAAYGLGLMLDATPGRSLAGHGGGGPGFSAGALHLRLPSGRRLTGVGLVNRDRDEGGLRLAADLLDHATRSSKETGPISSFRQT